In Macadamia integrifolia cultivar HAES 741 unplaced genomic scaffold, SCU_Mint_v3 scaffold2215, whole genome shotgun sequence, a single window of DNA contains:
- the LOC122066072 gene encoding OVARIAN TUMOR DOMAIN-containing deubiquitinating enzyme 2 isoform X2, producing the protein MEGILVRRVIPSDNSCLFNAVGYVMDHDKHRAPELRQVIAATVASDPRKYSEAFLGKTNEEYCAWILDSEKWGGAIELSILADYYGREIAAYDIQTARCDLYGQDMKYQERVLLIYDGLHYDALAMSPFAEAPEEFDQTIFSVQKARSIGPVERVAMDFVMEEQRKRRFTDTGNFTLRCGVCQIGVVGQKEAMEHAQATGHVNFQEYR; encoded by the exons ATGGAGGGTATTCTTGTCAGGAGGGTCATTCCCTCAGACAACAGCTGCCTCTTCAATGCCGTCGG ATACGTTATGGATCATGACAAACACAGAGCTCCTGAACTAAGACAG GTTATAGCCGCAACAGTGGCTAGCGATCCAAGGAAGTACTCCGAAGCATTTCTTGGAAAAACAAATGAAGAGTATTGTGCCTGGATTCTTGACTCAGAGAAATGGGGAG GGGCCATTGAACTTTCAATACTAGCAGATTATTATGGACGTGAAATTGCCGCATATGACATCCAAACAGCTCGATGTGATTTGTATGGCCAG GACATGAAGTATCAAGAGAGAGTTTTGCTGATATATGATGGCCTTCATTATGATGCCTTAGCT ATGTCTCCCTTTGCGGAAGCTCCAGAGGAGTTTGACCAAACAATATTTAGTGTGCAGAAGGCTAGGAGTATTGGGCCTGTCGAAAGGGTTGCTATGGATTTTGTCATGGAAGAACAGAG GAAGAGGAGATTTACAGACACCGGAAACTTCACTCTACGATGTGGAGTATGCCAAATTGGCGTTGTTGGCCAGAAG GAAGCCATGGAGCATGCACAGGCGACTGGCCATGTCAACTTTCAAGAATACAGATAA
- the LOC122066072 gene encoding OVARIAN TUMOR DOMAIN-containing deubiquitinating enzyme 2 isoform X1 — translation MFVFENSMEGILVRRVIPSDNSCLFNAVGYVMDHDKHRAPELRQVIAATVASDPRKYSEAFLGKTNEEYCAWILDSEKWGGAIELSILADYYGREIAAYDIQTARCDLYGQDMKYQERVLLIYDGLHYDALAMSPFAEAPEEFDQTIFSVQKARSIGPVERVAMDFVMEEQRKRRFTDTGNFTLRCGVCQIGVVGQKEAMEHAQATGHVNFQEYR, via the exons at GTTTGTGTTTGAGAATAGCATGGAGGGTATTCTTGTCAGGAGGGTCATTCCCTCAGACAACAGCTGCCTCTTCAATGCCGTCGG ATACGTTATGGATCATGACAAACACAGAGCTCCTGAACTAAGACAG GTTATAGCCGCAACAGTGGCTAGCGATCCAAGGAAGTACTCCGAAGCATTTCTTGGAAAAACAAATGAAGAGTATTGTGCCTGGATTCTTGACTCAGAGAAATGGGGAG GGGCCATTGAACTTTCAATACTAGCAGATTATTATGGACGTGAAATTGCCGCATATGACATCCAAACAGCTCGATGTGATTTGTATGGCCAG GACATGAAGTATCAAGAGAGAGTTTTGCTGATATATGATGGCCTTCATTATGATGCCTTAGCT ATGTCTCCCTTTGCGGAAGCTCCAGAGGAGTTTGACCAAACAATATTTAGTGTGCAGAAGGCTAGGAGTATTGGGCCTGTCGAAAGGGTTGCTATGGATTTTGTCATGGAAGAACAGAG GAAGAGGAGATTTACAGACACCGGAAACTTCACTCTACGATGTGGAGTATGCCAAATTGGCGTTGTTGGCCAGAAG GAAGCCATGGAGCATGCACAGGCGACTGGCCATGTCAACTTTCAAGAATACAGATAA